Proteins encoded together in one Lathyrus oleraceus cultivar Zhongwan6 chromosome 5, CAAS_Psat_ZW6_1.0, whole genome shotgun sequence window:
- the LOC127082434 gene encoding uncharacterized protein LOC127082434, with amino-acid sequence MQIPVKKKDKGYVTIPCTIGDISFKKALIDLGASVIRMPLSIYRKLGIGTVDDIEMTLQFANHLVKRPYGVVEDVLVKIDKFVFPVDFVILEMPEDEEIHLIMGRYFLEIGSCMIDIEEGTMTLKVYDEELKIDSRSAMKHKDDLE; translated from the exons ATGCAGATTCCGGTTAAAAAGAAAGATAAGGGTTATGTCACCATTCCATGCACCATTGGAGATATATCATTCAAGAAGGCACTTATTGATTTAGGAGCTAGTGTGATTCGTATGCCTTTATCCATTTACAGGAAGTTGGGAATAGGAACGGTTGATGACATCGAGATGACACTCCAGTTTGCAAATCACCTAGTGAAAAGACCTTATGGTGTAGTTGAAGATGTCCTGGTTAAGATAGATAAATTTGTGTTCCCTGTTGATTTTGTGATTCTTGAGATGCCTGAAGATGAAGAGATCCATTTGATTATGGGGAGATATTTCCTAGAAATAGGGAGTTGTATGATAGACATTGAGGAAGGAACCATGACCCTCAAAGTTTATGATGAAGAGCTAAAAATTGATTCGAGAAGTGCCATGAAGCACAAAGATGAC Ttagaataa